The following are from one region of the Paenibacillus sp. KS-LC4 genome:
- a CDS encoding nucleotide pyrophosphohydrolase: MAQKTLADIQQEVDDYISQFKEGYFSPLALMARMSEEVGELAREVNHSYGEKRKKADEADNSIEMELGDILFLLSCFANSLDIDLTEAHNKVMDKFNTRDKNRWTLKNAEQ, encoded by the coding sequence ATGGCTCAAAAAACGTTAGCAGATATCCAGCAAGAAGTGGATGATTATATTTCTCAATTTAAAGAAGGCTACTTTAGTCCACTGGCACTGATGGCAAGAATGAGTGAGGAAGTCGGCGAGCTTGCGCGTGAAGTGAACCATTCCTACGGCGAGAAACGCAAAAAGGCGGATGAAGCTGACAACTCCATTGAAATGGAGCTTGGCGATATTTTATTTCTTTTATCCTGCTTTGCCAATTCGCTCGATATTGATTTAACGGAAGCACACAATAAAGTCATGGATAAATTCAATACACGTGATAAAAACCGCTGGACTTTAAAAAACGCTGAACAGTAA
- a CDS encoding YitT family protein, translating into MMLRKATKQLQIILPILLGTAIYAFGLHYFLIPNMLMEGGVTGIAVLLNYAAGWPLSITTLVLNIPLFLLGWRTLGRTEMLYTLAGIVSLSFFLGVMEQLIAKGWVVTFHTSTDYILAALYAGVTLGAGLGIVFRFGGTTGGVDIIARIVSRRKTLSMGQIILILDIVIIGGSLFFIPIEKVLYTLVTVFVAAKLIDFIQDGAYAAKSFSIITDKGTPMAQRITIEMERGVTLMPAKGAFSGQQKEIVYCVVQRQELRRLKAIVRSVDPRAFVIINDVHDVLGEGFNEE; encoded by the coding sequence ATGATGCTTCGTAAAGCAACTAAGCAATTGCAAATTATTTTGCCCATTCTGCTAGGCACAGCGATATATGCTTTTGGGCTGCACTATTTTCTTATACCGAATATGCTTATGGAGGGCGGTGTAACGGGTATAGCGGTTCTTCTCAATTACGCAGCCGGATGGCCGCTGTCCATTACAACGCTTGTCCTCAACATTCCTTTGTTTCTACTGGGCTGGAGGACGCTTGGCCGTACCGAAATGCTTTATACGCTCGCTGGCATCGTTTCACTTTCCTTTTTCCTTGGCGTCATGGAGCAGCTTATTGCCAAAGGCTGGGTCGTAACGTTTCACACTTCAACCGATTACATACTTGCTGCTTTATATGCGGGGGTAACGCTCGGCGCAGGGCTTGGCATCGTCTTTCGTTTTGGAGGGACGACGGGCGGTGTCGATATTATAGCCCGAATCGTATCACGCCGCAAAACGCTTAGCATGGGACAAATTATTCTCATTCTCGATATTGTAATAATCGGAGGCTCGCTCTTTTTTATTCCTATCGAAAAAGTGCTGTACACGCTCGTAACGGTATTTGTTGCCGCCAAGCTCATTGATTTTATTCAGGATGGCGCCTATGCCGCCAAATCCTTCTCCATTATTACTGACAAAGGGACCCCGATGGCGCAGCGCATTACGATTGAGATGGAACGCGGTGTGACGCTAATGCCGGCAAAAGGCGCTTTTTCCGGTCAGCAAAAGGAAATCGTATATTGCGTCGTTCAGCGGCAGGAGCTGCGACGCCTTAAAGCAATCGTTCGCAGTGTAGATCCTCGTGCATTCGTCATCATAAATGATGTCCATGATGTGCTGGGTGAAGGCTTCAATGAGGAATAG